A window of Clostridia bacterium genomic DNA:
TAAGAGTATTCATAAACAAATCCGTATTCCCCGATATACCGAAAAACTCATCAGTGATAAATACTCCGTTGCCGCATACCACTATCCTTGCATCTTTTTTATCCTGCTGACCTGATTCATCCACGGCTGCCACACATATATTGAAGGGACCCTCAACATCACTTGCTTCTTTTTCCAAGCTTTCAGCTGTCTTTAAATCTGCCTTTGCCCAAGATTTATCGGAAGAAGCTAATATAGCAGATATATCAAGATCTTTCTTCCTTCTGTCAAGGATCTCTACATTGGCTGAACCCGGAAGAATGACGTTCATATCATTTGAAATTAATTTATTAGTTATTTCATGACCCTTAATTTCCGGTGCAATCCACATAGGGTTACCTGTATGTCTGCTGCTGTCCCCCTCAAGGATCAGTTGCCCGCCAATTTTTAGTCCAAATCCCTTCAGTACCTCTTGAAAATTAGCAAGATCTTCATCTACTATATCCAATAAAAACAAAGCTCTTCCCCCTTCTCGGAGATAATTTATCATTTTGTCCGTTTCTTGGTCTGATAAATCTTTTTTGGGGGATACTACCAATATCATATCAGCATCTTGTGGCACCGAATCCATTGTAACCAGGTCTAAATGCTTTATCTGATAATTTTCGTTCTTCATTTCCTGAGACACTCTCATAGAATCTATATCAGTCTCATTATGTCCCTTTAGAAGATATACAATTGATTCTTGGTCTGACATAACATACATTATGGCAGAGGTAACTTTCTGCTCAACATTAAGTTCGCTAACCTGCATAGTGGCAGAATCATAATTTACCAGTTCACCAGGATTTATAATTCTATGCTTATCTCCGCTCTCGATTATAATAGCTCCTTCAGGTATGCCTTGGCCATCTTTGTCATACTTTTTTACAAATCCTGGGTTCTTATTAGGGTCTTTAAATTCCACTTTTATCTTGTCAGACAGTGAAGAATATTTAGATACTATCTGTTGTATTACACCATTCTCCTCCCCTTGGGAATACAAAGGATATATATTTACATCCTTTTCTAAATTCTCAACTACTTCTATAGTCTGATCAGAAAGAGAATATAATTTATTTTGTGTGAGATCCCACTTCACAGATGTCTGTTCTGCAATCAGATTTATAAATATCAATATGGCAACCACAACTAGGATGGTAATCATCGAACTGGTTCCGTATTTAAACCTTTTGCTATTAAATATGCCTCTTTTCATGGTGAACCCCCCTCTACGCCCATCTTTTTCTTTCAATTACCTTTACGGTAAGAAATATAAAAAATATAATAAAACTTATATAGTACACTATATTTGCAAGGCTCAATATCCCCATAGTAAATTCACTATATCTTCTAAATAATGAGATAGCGTCTATTATCTTTATTACAACTGCGTTATTAGTAAAGCTTTTAATAAAATCTATCACCCATAACAGCAAAGATACGCAAAATGTCACCACTGCAGCGATTATCTGGTTCTCGGTAAGAGAGGAAATAAGCAATCCTACAGATATAAAGCATCCACCTAACAAAAAAAATCC
This region includes:
- a CDS encoding GldG family protein; translated protein: MKRGIFNSKRFKYGTSSMITILVVVAILIFINLIAEQTSVKWDLTQNKLYSLSDQTIEVVENLEKDVNIYPLYSQGEENGVIQQIVSKYSSLSDKIKVEFKDPNKNPGFVKKYDKDGQGIPEGAIIIESGDKHRIINPGELVNYDSATMQVSELNVEQKVTSAIMYVMSDQESIVYLLKGHNETDIDSMRVSQEMKNENYQIKHLDLVTMDSVPQDADMILVVSPKKDLSDQETDKMINYLREGGRALFLLDIVDEDLANFQEVLKGFGLKIGGQLILEGDSSRHTGNPMWIAPEIKGHEITNKLISNDMNVILPGSANVEILDRRKKDLDISAILASSDKSWAKADLKTAESLEKEASDVEGPFNICVAAVDESGQQDKKDARIVVCGNGVFITDEFFGISGNTDLFMNTLNWLEGREERISIRAKSLVSDRLDITWIQAIISSIISIGIIPLIILIAGLIVWLRRRHL